The proteins below are encoded in one region of Ignavibacteriota bacterium:
- a CDS encoding T9SS type A sorting domain-containing protein, with protein sequence MTRDPFRYIPDVVRVVLLALVLMVTAHAQNVFFREACDSANFSARGWYDNDRIVISGSEHIPGSAASLEFRFLKGATTPTTGGGVRRLFAPSDSVYVSYWVKYSANWEGSNRPYHPHEFHLLTNIDSRWIGPAATHLTTYIEQNEGRPLLAIQDALNIDAGRIGQDLSTITEQRAVAGCNGTSDRYPAGDCYRAGADYRNGKVWHAPRVCFGDSGGTYNKNDWHFVEAFFKLNTIVGGKGVPDGVVRYWFDGAVMIDAPDVMLRTGALPGMSFNQFMIAPYIGDGSPVEQTMWVDEITVADTRPRSTYTHHTDPAPLPQFAQNHPNPFSGSTRIRYTLPAASTVTLVVHDQLGRIVHTLVDTQQPAGDHYFDFNIQTDASPLANGLYLLRLSTSHGRSTRVMAVCR encoded by the coding sequence AGACCCGTTCCGCTATATACCTGATGTCGTTCGGGTGGTATTGCTTGCACTCGTCCTGATGGTCACAGCGCACGCACAGAATGTGTTTTTCCGCGAGGCCTGCGACTCCGCGAACTTCAGCGCCCGCGGGTGGTACGATAACGACAGGATCGTGATCAGCGGCAGCGAACACATCCCTGGCAGCGCTGCTTCGCTCGAATTTCGTTTTCTGAAGGGCGCCACAACACCCACCACGGGCGGCGGTGTACGACGGCTCTTTGCTCCGAGCGATTCGGTGTATGTGAGCTACTGGGTGAAGTACAGCGCGAATTGGGAGGGATCAAATCGACCGTATCATCCGCACGAATTCCATCTCCTGACCAATATCGACAGCCGCTGGATCGGTCCGGCCGCCACACATCTCACGACATACATCGAACAGAACGAGGGCCGTCCGCTGCTCGCGATACAGGATGCGCTGAATATCGACGCTGGACGTATCGGCCAGGATCTCAGCACCATCACCGAACAGCGCGCGGTGGCGGGCTGCAACGGGACGTCGGACCGCTATCCCGCGGGAGACTGTTACCGCGCGGGAGCCGACTACCGCAACGGCAAGGTCTGGCATGCCCCGCGTGTGTGTTTCGGCGACAGCGGCGGCACCTACAACAAAAACGACTGGCACTTCGTCGAGGCGTTTTTTAAGCTCAATACCATCGTGGGCGGGAAAGGTGTGCCGGACGGCGTCGTGCGCTACTGGTTCGACGGCGCCGTGATGATCGACGCGCCCGATGTGATGTTACGCACGGGCGCCTTGCCGGGCATGTCGTTCAACCAGTTCATGATCGCGCCGTATATCGGCGACGGATCGCCGGTGGAACAGACGATGTGGGTGGATGAGATTACCGTGGCGGATACACGTCCACGGTCGACGTATACACACCACACAGATCCGGCGCCGCTGCCGCAGTTCGCACAGAATCACCCGAATCCCTTCTCCGGCTCGACGCGTATCCGATACACCTTGCCCGCCGCCTCGACAGTGACCCTCGTCGTCCACGACCAACTCGGTCGTATCGTGCACACCTTGGTGGATACGCAGCAGCCGGCCGGCGACCATTATTTCGATTTCAACATCCAAACGGATGCCTCTCCATTGGCGAACGGCTTGTACCTGCTCCGCCTCAGCACATCTCACGGCAGAAGTACACGCGTGATGGCCGTGTGCCGTTGA